The following is a genomic window from Haloarcula sp. DT43.
GGCGGGACCTGACGACGCCGCTCGTCGAGACCGGCGTCCCGCCGCACCTCCTGTACCCGGTCGCGCTGGGCCTCGGCTTCGCCGGCTTCCTCGGCGTGTACCGCATCGCGGTCCGGCTCTCGCGGGACATCTCGGACACGTACCTGGCTCCGTCGACCCTCGCACAGCGGTTCGCGCCACCGCTGGTCGCCATCGCCGTCGGCTACCACTTCGCGCACTACCTCGGGTACTTCCTGGTGCTCGCGCCGTCGCTGGCCGTCGCGCTCGCCTCGCCGTTTGCCAGTCCGGCGACGGTGCCGACCGTCGAGCTACCGGGGTGGTTCGGCGGGGTCGCGCTCGCGTCGGTCATCGTCGGCCACCTAGTCGCTATCTGGGTGGCTCACGCCGCCGCGTACGACCTGTTTCCCGCGCGTCTGCAGGCGATTCGGTCCCAGTACCCCTTCATCGCGGTCATGGTCTTCTACACGATGACGAGCCTCTGGGTCGTCTCCCAGCCGGAGGTAGCACTGCCACACCTATGAGTGAGACCGTATCCACGGACGACCGGACAGCATCGACCGACGACACCGAGACGTACGACGTGCCGGCCGACGCCGCGGCCTACGACTGCGCGTACTGCGGCCGGCCGTTCGCCCGCGAGTCCTGGCTCGCGCTCCACCGCGGGCTGGCCCACCCGAACGAACTCGACGACGCGGAGGTCGAGGCCTTCCGGGCGGCCCACGAGCGGGAGGAAGAGTCGCTCTCGACGTTCCGGCTCCAGGCGCTGGGCGCGCTCGTGCTCATCTACTTCGGCCTCCTCATGGTGTACGCGCTCGTGTAAGCCACCTCGCGCTCGCGCCGTCCGGGCGGGAAGCGAAGCGTTGATGGGTCGGAGGCGACCAAACAGTGGGTATGGACCTTCGCGTCATCGACAAATCCGACACGGAACTCTCTATCGAAATCGCCGGCGAGGACCACACGTTCATGAACGTCATCAAGGGGGCGCTGCTGGAGACCGACGGCGTCACGGCGGCGACCTACGACGTGAACCCGGAGCAGTCCGGGGGCCAGACGGACCCGGTGCTGACAATCAAGACCGAAGAGGGCGTCGACGCGCTCGAAGCGCTCGAAGACGGGACCGACGCCGTCATCGAAAAAGCCGACAGTTTCACCGACGCGTTCGAAGCCGCCGCGTAATTCTAGCAGAGCACGTACGTGACGAACACGCGCTCGTCCGGGCCGACGTGGAT
Proteins encoded in this region:
- a CDS encoding DNA-directed RNA polymerase subunit L gives rise to the protein MDLRVIDKSDTELSIEIAGEDHTFMNVIKGALLETDGVTAATYDVNPEQSGGQTDPVLTIKTEEGVDALEALEDGTDAVIEKADSFTDAFEAAA
- a CDS encoding DUF7410 domain-containing protein produces the protein MSETVSTDDRTASTDDTETYDVPADAAAYDCAYCGRPFARESWLALHRGLAHPNELDDAEVEAFRAAHEREEESLSTFRLQALGALVLIYFGLLMVYALV